The genomic region CAGTTGCAGACACCTTGGCTAGTTTGAGAATCGGCAGCAATGGTAATCTAGAGCTTGTTGATGGAAAACTGAGTTCTGCGTGGTCAACTAATATTTCAGGGTCATCTAATAGCTCAACTGCAGTTCTTTTAGACACTGGAAACTTTGTTGTTCAGGATGATAAGGGAGCTGGATTATGGGAGAGTTTTGACTACCCTTGTGACACAATCCTACCAAGCCAGCTGCTTGGATTCAATAGTAAATCAGGAAAGAGGAACTTCTTGACTTCCTGGAAGAGTGAGAGTGATCCATCGATTGGAATATATTTGGTTGGACTTACCCCCGAGACGCCATCACAAGTGATTGTTTGGATTAATGGATCAACTCCTCATTGGAGAAGTGGACCGTGGGATAAATCAAAGTTCATTGGAATACCGGATATGGATGATCGATATCAAAGTGGATTCAGTCTAGATGATAATGTGATACAGGGAACAAAGTATTTCTCATATAGTTTGTCTGACAGTGGTGCCTCATATTTAGCCATTTCCTCACAAGGGATATCAAACCTTAGGCTTTCGGATAGTGGCAATAAGTGGTATCTTAACTGGGAGGCACCAAGTAATCCATGTGACAGTTATGGAACATGTGGACCTTTTGGGGTTTGCAAGGCTTCTGAGTCTCATACCTGCAAGTGTTTGAAAGGGTTTGTGCCAAAGTCAAATGAGGAATGGAGCAAAGGAAACTGGACAGGAGGGTGTGTAAGGCGAACCAATTTGTTTTGTGAGACTAAATCTAGCAATGATGGCTTCTGGAAGATGGTGAGAGTGAAAGTACCAGATTCTCATGAATTTGTTGTCACATCTTTGGATGCTGAAAACTCGTCTGATGATTGCAAGATACGGTGCCTGAAAAATTGTTCTTGCCTTGCTTATGCATTTGTTAGTAACATAGGTTGTTTGGTCTGGTCCAAAGACCTTCTTGATATACAGGAATTTTCCAATGGCGGACAAGATCTTTATATTCGCATCGCACACTCTGAAATAGGTAATGATATATTATTTCTTTGCACAACTCTGATAATTAAGCAGTATCTTTTCTTTACTGTCTCATGCTTGTTTTCTGTATTCTGAACTCCAATGCAGGTAAAGGAAAGCCGATAAAGTTAGTTGCCAGCCTTGCAGCCATCTGTTGTGCCATTATCTTGGTTGCCATAGTGTTCATTTGTCACAGGTTCCGAAATAAGCACAAGGGTAAAAGAATGTTATTTGTTGGGGGGCATATTTACTGCATTACCACATTACATCTCCCTTCATCGCTCTGATGTTAACAATTCCATGCATTACTGGATGAAAACATATGTACTTGTTGCTCTATCCACAAGTTGTTTGATGTTTTGCTCTGATTCAGTGTTTGATGATTAATTTGCAGATTTAGGACACGTTGAATTAACACCACAGCATGAATTGACTGATACAATTCAGACTTCCAGAAATGTTCTTCGAGAATATATAGGAAAGCATGATCTTTCAGAGCTGCTGATGTTTGATTTTGATACCATAGTTATTGCTACCAACAATTTTAGTATTACAAACAAACTTGGGCAGGGAGGCTTTGGTCCAGTCTATAAGGTAACTTCTTTTTCCCTTCAAGGATGATGTAGCATCAGGCATAAGTGATATGATTAAGTTTCGACCTCATGTAGGGTATGCTACTAGAAGGAAAGGAAATTGCTGTGAAAAGACTATCTAGTAGCTCTGGACAAGGCATTGAAGAGTTCAAGAATGAAATGTTGTTGAACTCCAATCTTCAACACAAAAATCTTCTTAGAATCATGGGTTGCTGCATTCAAAAAGAAGAGAAGTTACTGGTTTATGAGTTCATGCCCAACAAAAGCTTGGATACTTTTCTATTTGGTTAGCATTACTAGCACCACTTTAAATTTTGCTGTAGATTTTATCTTTAGTAATATGTGCTCTTGCAATAGTACTGACTACATGCTACTATATGGTTGTAATTATTGATTGTTTTATTAGATCCAACCAGAAGAGCAATGCTTGACTGGAATAGCCGATTCAATATTATCCAAGGTGTTGCTAAGGGGCTACTCTACCTCCATCATGATTCCTGTTTGAAGGTGATTCATAGAGATCTGAAAGTCAGCAACATTCTCCTGGATGAGAAAATGAACCCAAAAATTTCAGACTTCAGACTGGCACGAATAGTTCAAGGGACACAGAATCTAGAAAATACTCAGAAAGTTGTGGGAACACGGTATGAACCATATCTTTCCAATTCTCAGGACTTGTTCTTGACCTTAAGTTCTAATTCATGACAGATTGATACGGTAGTTAATAGTTATTTAGCATATGTAACACACAGTCTCCCCTTCTTATTTCAAAAACGCAATCTAACAGTCTCCTCTCTCATTATAAATGAAAAGAAATTTTTTTAGTTTCATCAAACTGAATTTCCTGTGCAGTGGATATATGTCTCCGGAGTATGCCATGGGCGGGATATTTTCTGAAAAATCTGATGTCTACAGCTTTGGAGTCTTGATATTGGAGATAATTAGCAGCAAGAAGAATACAAGCTTCTATGTCCAAGACCAACAGCTAGGATTTCTAGCCTATGTAAGTCCATAGTGTAAAAAATACTAATGTAAAGTTGTTACTTCATAAGCAGTCTCTTATTTTTGTGAAATTTCTATTCTATACGGTTAAACTACACGAATGAAGCTAGATCCTGCATGACCTTAACTACTATGTCCAACATATGTTTCTCTTTTCAGGCATGGCAGTTATGGAATGAAGGCATGGGGTTGGAATTGTTAGATAAAGTACTGAGTGATTCATATTCTTCATCAGAAGTAATGAGATGCGTTCATGTTGGGTTACTTTGTGTACAAGATAAGGCCGCAGATAGGCCAACCATGCCCGATGTAGTTTTGATGCTAAATAGTGACAAAGATGGTCCAGAACCCAAGCAACCGGTATTCACTATCCAAAACTTTCATCCTCAATCACAGCATGAAAATACTTCCTCCACAAATGAAGCTTCTATAACAGTGATTGAAGGACGGTAATTCAACTAGTTTCAGTAGCCAAATCTATTCCAACATTTTTGCAGATGATATTTCTAGGTCCACCAAAGAGATCAATTGCAACGCGCTGTATTGATTTCTGATATGGCCCTAGTCAAGGAAGAGCCTAGCTACCTCATGAAGAAGGGGTCATGCACAGTTCCTCTTGCTTAGCTTAGTGATTAGTTTGCTGCTTATATAGAGTGAAATGTTCTCTCTGTGTAGTAGCAGTCTTGACACTTCCATTTGACGTGAGGAAGAACGTTATGTTCCATTGGAATGTAGATACCAGCAATGAGCCTGGGAAATATTGTGCATGATATTGAAGTGTTGAGTTATCAGAACATGACATATACAAAATGAAAATGTGAAAAAAACATTCAAAACAACCACAGCTAGTGAATCACTAGTTAATTGTCTCCCTAAGATTTCTAAATTTATCAATTTTCTCTATCAATTTCTAAATTTATCAATTTCTTAAGTATACTGCCGGAGCAAAGATTCATTTAAAGTTTGATAAATCTCTAATTTTTTTCAATTTATCAATGCTGCTGGAGATGCTGAGGAGAGTAATGTTGCCCAAACACATGAGCGTGGGGGCAAGAAGAATTTTGAAGTTGGTAGCTCTATTAACAGCTAGAATGTTGATGAGGAGGAGGGTAATGTAAGTGATGGCAGTAAAAAGAAAGGGGAGGGACATAGCAGGAATGATCGTATCAATGATGGTGAGGCCGAGAGGCTGAACTTGGCGGCGATGCACCAAGAACTGGTTCACCCTTGGCTTCTCGTTTGGCCTCAACCTCAAGCTAATTGGCAGTTTAAGCTTTGTATACTGTGCCGTGGCATGGTGATTAGATTTTATCAATATTTCATATGCTGTTTGGAAGTCCATAAATATAGACAAATTATTCAACTAGAACATATTGAATTTTACTCTGGTTTTAACACATGAATAGATTAGTAACTTATTACCTATTGACACTATCCAGGCTCATGGCACATTCTACCTAGCTGTTTTTCTATGAGAAATTCGTCTGAATGGTATATGAACTTTTGCTCTTTATAAACTTTGGTATATCAAGTTTTAAAAATATCAAATTGGTATCTCATGTTTCTATCTCGATCTCAGATTGGTATATATAGCTACTAAGATGACTAATTTACCCTTAGAAAAAAAAAGATGACCAAATATTAAAATGAGTAATTTACTCACAAATTTATAAAGACCAACTTAAATCATCACATTGCAAAACCTCTTCAAATATTTCTGGAATATGAAAACAAATAATAAAAAAACTAAGAAAAAAAAGAACTTAAGGGTAAATTGGTCATCTTAATGATTATATATACTAATCTTAGGTCGAGATAGAAACATGAAATACCGTTTAGATATTTTCAAAACTTGATATATCAAAATTTATAAAGAGTAAAAGTTTGTATACTATTCAGACAAATTTCTCTTTTTCTATCCCTATACAGTACTTCTCAATCTTAGCTTCCTCAATCCGAATTCCGATGATCACCATAAGTACTGCCCTCGGATCTGGGAGGAGGTTCTTCAAAATCTGGAGGGCAAGCATCCTCGCAACCTTGGTGGTCAACACAAGATTAACAATATCCGGAAACTATATCATACTCTTCTCCGGCTAACTTGGGAGCTGCTCATTTTCAAAATCCGGGAAAATAAATAGAATTTTGTAACGAATTCGTGGCCCACACACATTATTGGGCTAGATTTTTAACCCTTACTGGCCCAGAACAGTAAGAAAAGCTTTAGCAAAAGCGCTGTTGTATGTGCTAGAACCGTAGAACGTCCCAATCTCAAATTTGCAGAACTAGCGGACACAAACACAAACGAGCTCCGATCTCCGACCGCCGTCCGGGAACCTTGTACACCATGCAATACGTGTCAATATCGTGCGGCGATTGCCCAGTGTACAAGGTTGTTGAGATGGTGAAACCTCATGCATGGATTCTGTTTTCGTTGTATCTTGGTATCTGAGGCTTCTGTTAAGTTCCAGAGCAACTAGCTAGGTGTTTGTAAGTTTCACCTCATATTACTCGAAACTCTTGCAGATTTATTTGGAAGCATTTATCTGATTTTGAACAATGTGTTTATACTTCTTGTTGATCATGCAAATCTAACATTTCTCAGAGATTATTATGCAATTGAACATTCATAGACTTTCAGCGATGGGGATGTGCATGTTGGTATGGCTTGCCTTTTTATTTCCTTTAGAAACGTGATGTTTATTTTTGTGGTAGAGAAGAAAAGTGTGAATAAGAGTCTTCGGCTCTACGTTACTGAGTCAAATGATCTCCATTAGCAGCCTAAGATTAATGTCAAAGTTCTCTGCTGTGACTTTGAAAGCATTGCAGAATTTTTTGTATCTTATTGTTCTCCATATCATAAGAATGAAAAGTCTTCTAGTTCACTACTGTATATGCATTGACAAATAGTAGTTGAAAATTAGATATTTGTTGGTTTGGTGAGGAAATTAACAATCTTCAAATATTCTTCATAGAATAGTTTAGTGTAGTAGCATTTGCATTGTAGCAGAAAACAGAGAAGAGAAACTCTTTTCTTTCATGGTAATTAGCATAAACATGGTGAAACCAAACTCTAGTTAGCTTGTCTAAGCTCATTTCTGTGTGTTCTAGGTGATTTAGTGTTTCAATTTGCACAACTATCCTATTATACCACTATATAGTTGATATTTCTGGGAATAAGTATATTGGGATTGGGATGCAAATGGGGTTTGTTAATTGGTTCTTCTTATTCATCTTCAGCTTGCATACATCACAATATTGTGCTGAAGTTTATAACATAACTTCTTCACAACCATTAGCACAGGGACAAGTACTTGTCTCCCCTGGTCACCTTTTCGAATTGGGCTTCTTCGATGGTAACAAGTATGTGGGGATATGGCACAAAGATATATCTCCTATTAAAGTTCTATGGGTGGCTAACAGAGAAAATCCTGTTACAGACACCTTGTCGAGTTTGAGAATCAGTAGCAATGGGAATCTGGAGCTTGTAGATGGAAAACAAACGCTGGTCTGGTCAACTAATATTACTACTCAGGTGTCTTCATCTAATAGTAGTACTTCAGCATCTGCCCTTCTCTTAGAAAGTGGAAATTTAGTTGTGAAAAACAGTATGGGAGATATTGTGTGGCAAAGCTTTGATTATCCAAGTGACACAATCCTTCCAAGCATGTTGGTTGGATTTGATAGCAAATCTGGAAAGAAAAGGTTCTTGACTTCCTGGAAAGGTGATAATGATCCATCAGCCGGAATGTTCTTGGTTCGACTTGAATCACAGACGCCAACACAAGTGTTCATCTGGAATGGATCAACTCCATATTGGAGAAGTGGTCCATGGGATAGAACAAAGTTCATTGGCATGCCAGAAATGGATCATCAATATCAAAGTGGATTTAAGCTTGATGATGATCCAATACAGGGAACAAAGTATTTCTCTTATACTTTATTTGACAACACTATCTCATATTTCGGTATCTCTTCCAAAGGATTACTGAACTTTATGCTTTCAGAAAATGGCTCCAATTGGGATCGTAACTGGGGGGCACCTGATAAGCCATGCGACAGATATGGAGTTTGTGGACCTTTTGGGGTTTGCACAACTTCTGAGTCTCCAATGTGCAAGTGTTTGGAAAACTTTGTACCCAGGTCAGATGAGGAATGGAGCAAACAAAACTGGACAAGAGGGTGTGTGAGGCAGACCGAATTGTTCTGTGACAGTAACACAAATAAGTCAGTCTCATCCAGAGGAAGTGATGATGGTTTTCAGAAGACGGTAAGGTTGAAAGTACCAGACTTTCACGAATATATCACATCATTGGAATCTGAAGACTGCAGGATTTATTGCCTAAATAATTGTTCTTGCCAGGCTTATGCATTTGTTAACAATATAGGGTGTTTGGTCTGGTCCAAAGACCTGATTGACATGCAGGAGTTTTCCTCTGGAGGAACAGATGTTTTCATTCGCCTAGCAAACGAAGACCTAGGTAAACAATATATCATTGCAGATTAGCAATATCTTTCTCTATCTTGTGTTTAATTATTTACAGATTCATTGATTGATTTTTTATTTTTCCCCCTTCTTTTCAGGTGAAAGAAAGCAGATAAAATTAATTGCCAGCCTCACAGCTATTTGTTTTATCATTATATTGGGTTCAATTGTGTTCGGTTGGCACAGATTGCAAAGGAACAAAAAGGGTAAGCAAATGATAGAGGGATGTAATTAGTGCATTAGGGAATGATCTCACTCCCTCTTATTAGAATAGTGGAATATCAGTCACAATCTCCATGGAGGGGTTGATATCCATTTCTTGGTAGCCTTGCTGTGATGAATTTGACAAGCCATGTAACTCCTTTATTGTTTAATCGGATTGTGGGGTTGATGGCTATATTTGCAGGAAAACTGAAAGCAAAAATGAACTACTCTGGGTTGACTGGTACACCTATGACCTCCATGGACCCTCTTCAAGAGTATATAAGAGAGCATGATCAGTCGGAGCTGTTCATCTATGATTTTGAGTGCATATTAATTGCTACAAACACTTTCAGTGACACAAACAAACTTGGTGAAGGAGGATTTGGCCCAGTCTATAAGGTAATTATTTTCTTATACAAAATTTTCCGTAATGGAAATGTAGCAGTACAACAGCTATAACTACAATTGCAAAGTATCTTCATGATTCCATGATGCAATGAATAATTTGAGGACCTCATCTAGGGTAAGCTGCAAGATGGGAAAGAAATAGCAGTAAAAAGATTGTCTAGGAACTCCGGGCAAGGCATTGAAGAGTTCAAGAATGAGATGCTGTTGATCTCCAAACTCCAACATAAAAATCTTGTTAAAATCTTGGGTTGCTGCGTCAAAGAGGATGAGAAGTTGCTGATTTATGAGTTCATGCCAAACAAAAGCTTGGATTCTTTTCTATTCGGTTAGTTTCACTAGTAATTTCTAAATGCTGCAATTTCTTACTGTTATCTCTCTTATCCTTTCAATTTAGGTGGTAATCTCTACTTTAGGCTCTTAGTTACATCCTGAAGTTGGGGTGATGCAACACTATTATTTTTATATTAGAAAAGTAAAAACTAGATTTTAGCACTACAACTGTCTGCTAACATAAGATGAATGAATTCACATCAACTATATAATCAGGGTACAAAGAATGATGGAATTATTTCAACCAATATACAAAGACTGGCTGATTTAAAGTGGCCCCTATAACCTATTTCAGTATTGTTTGTGCAACAGTGTCAATATTTTCTAGCAATCAAAGGTCAATATACATAGTATATACAAATGAATTCCGATGAACAAAACAATCAGGTTACGATTCATGGAATTATTTCAACTGATTTTCAGAGATTAGCTGATTTTTTTCTTATCCCCTATTTTCAGTATCTTTGTTCAATTGTGTTGGTACTTTCTAGCAATTGAGGTCCGCTGGTAGCTGGTGATAGTCAATATTTTCTTTGTATAATGCATTGGATATTTGAATGACATGATTGGTTACTGATTAGATCCAACAAAACGACCACTTCTTGATTGGGCCAGACGCTTCAATATAATTCGAGGTGTTGCAAGAGGACTTCTTTATCTTCATCATGATTCCTGTTTGAAGGTAATACATAGAGATTTGAAGGTCAGCAACATTCTCTTGGATGAGAAAATGGATCCAAAAATTTCAGATTTTGGGTTAGCACGCATAGTTGAAGGGGCACAGAATCTAGTGAATACTCACAAGGTTGTGGGAACACTGTGAGTGTCATTTTTTTCCAGCACTCGTAATTTTCTTTCTCCAGTGCCATTCATATTCTTGTAATCTTTCTGTGTAGTGTTTCTAAGATACTGAGTTATTGATTTTTGAGGGTAGAATGACAAAACTAAGGTAGAATGACACCTTTGTGAATGACAGAAATTG from Fragaria vesca subsp. vesca linkage group LG3, FraVesHawaii_1.0, whole genome shotgun sequence harbors:
- the LOC101312912 gene encoding uncharacterized protein LOC101312912 encodes the protein MAANFEPFKDLKLLPMIVFRDCAEVYSLNASQSLSQGQTLVSPGQVFELGFFIPNGSDYQYVGLWHKNITPRKVVWVANRGKPLAVADTLASLRIGSNGNLELVDGKLSSAWSTNISGSSNSSTAVLLDTGNFVVQDDKGAGLWESFDYPCDTILPSQLLGFNSKSGKRNFLTSWKSESDPSIGIYLVGLTPETPSQVIVWINGSTPHWRSGPWDKSKFIGIPDMDDRYQSGFSLDDNVIQGTKYFSYSLSDSGASYLAISSQGISNLRLSDSGNKWYLNWEAPSNPCDSYGTCGPFGVCKASESHTCKCLKGFVPKSNEEWSKGNWTGGCVRRTNLFCETKSSNDGFWKMVRVKVPDSHEFVVTSLDAENSSDDCKIRCLKNCSCLAYAFVSNIGCLVWSKDLLDIQEFSNGGQDLYIRIAHSEIGKGKPIKLVASLAAICCAIILVAIVFICHRFRNKHKDLGHVELTPQHELTDTIQTSRNVLREYIGKHDLSELLMFDFDTIVIATNNFSITNKLGQGGFGPVYKGMLLEGKEIAVKRLSSSSGQGIEEFKNEMLLNSNLQHKNLLRIMDPTRRAMLDWNSRFNIIQGVAKGLLYLHHDSCLKVIHRDLKVSNILLDEKMNPKISDFRLARIVQGTQNLENTQKVVGTRGYMSPEYAMGGIFSEKSDVYSFGVLILEIISSKKNTSFYVQDQQLGFLAYAWQLWNEGMGLELLDKVLSDSYSSSEVMRCVHVGLLCVQDKAADRPTMPDVVLMLNSDKDGPEPKQPVFTIQNFHPQSQHENTSSTNEASITVIEGRLHTSQYCAEVYNITSSQPLAQGQVLVSPGHLFELGFFDGNKYVGIWHKDISPIKVLWVANRENPVTDTLSSLRISSNGNLELVDGKQTLVWSTNITTQVSSSNSSTSASALLLESGNLVVKNSMGDIVWQSFDYPSDTILPSMLVGFDSKSGKKRFLTSWKGDNDPSAGMFLVRLESQTPTQVFIWNGSTPYWRSGPWDRTKFIGMPEMDHQYQSGFKLDDDPIQGTKYFSYTLFDNTISYFGISSKGLLNFMLSENGSNWDRNWGAPDKPCDRYGVCGPFGVCTTSESPMCKCLENFVPRSDEEWSKQNWTRGCVRQTELFCDSNTNKSVSSRGSDDGFQKTAYAFVNNIGCLVWSKDLIDMQEFSSGGTDVFIRLANEDLGERKQIKLIASLTAICFIIILGSIVFGWHRLQRNKKGKLKAKMNYSGLTGTPMTSMDPLQEYIREHDQSELFIYDFECILIATNTFSDTNKLGEGGFGPVYKGKLQDGKEIAVKRLSRNSGQGIEEFKNEMLLISKLQHKNLVKILGCCVKEDEKLLIYEFMPNKSLDSFLFDPTKRPLLDWARRFNIIRGVARGLLYLHHDSCLKVIHRDLKVSNILLDEKMDPKISDFGLARIVEGAQNLVNTHKVVGTLGYISPEYAMGGIFSEKSDVYSFGVLLLEIISGRKNTSFYYKEQQLRFLPYAWHLWSEGRGLDLADEDLNCSFSCSELLRCLHIGLLCVQDNAADRPTMPDVVFMLSSVTIGPLPKKPIFTFQSPVCDPQPQYINAFSANGATMSVIEGR